In Microbacterium sp. zg-Y818, the genomic window CGACTCCGGCTTCGTGCGGGTCGTTGCCGAGCTCGATCCCCGGGCCGACGAGATCCAGGTGACGAAGACCACCGTCAGCGCGTTCACCTCCACCGACCTGCAGCAGCAGCTCGCGGCTCGCGGCATCGGCCGGCTGGTCGTCTGCGGCATCCGCACCGAGCAGTGCTGCGAGACCACGGCGCGGATCGCGGGCGACATCGGGTTCGCGGTGGAGTTCGTGACGGATGCCACGACCACCTCGCCGATCCCGGCCGGTCCGGGGTACGCCGCGCTCGCCGGTGACGAGCTGATGCGGCGGACCGAGAGCGTGCTGGGTGGGCGGGAGTTCGCCACGATAACCTCGACCGCCCGACGCGT contains:
- a CDS encoding isochorismatase family protein, whose translation is MSPTSDTALLVVDAQESFRQRRDDWAATANPRVFDNIALLVAHARSVGDSVAWVTHAEPGTGGVFDPDSGFVRVVAELDPRADEIQVTKTTVSAFTSTDLQQQLAARGIGRLVVCGIRTEQCCETTARIAGDIGFAVEFVTDATTTSPIPAGPGYAALAGDELMRRTESVLGGREFATITSTARRVRDVAIRPLSA